In the genome of uncultured Paludibaculum sp., the window TCGAGAACTGGCGCTGGGCCGGCGTCCCCTTCTACATCCGGACGGGTAAGCGTCTACCCAAACGGGTCACTGACATCGCCATCCAGTTCAACCAAGCGCCCTTGTCGATCTTCGAGGGCGAGACCGGACAGCAATGGCCCAACCTGTTGGTGGTGCGCATCCAACCGGAAGAGGGGATCTCCCTGCGGTTCTTCTCGAAACTGCCTGGCGCGGGCATGAAACTGCGGCCGGTGACCATGGACTTCAACTACGGCACCAGCTTCGGTACCCGCACGCCCACCGCTTACGAGACCCTGCTCCTCGATGCGCTGGAAGGCGATGCTACGCTCTATACCCGTCTCGACATGGTGGAGGCCAGTTGGCACGTGGTGCAGCCGATCCTCAATGTCTGGGACGAAACGAAATTCGAATTCCCCAACTACGCCGCGGGCACCTGGGGCCCGGCGGCGGCCGACGAGATGCTGGCCGCGCGCGGCCACGTCTGGAGGGTTCCATAATGGCCGAAACGGCGGTTTTCGACGCGGGCCGGCTGCTCAAGGAACTGGACGCGAACTGGCGGTCGATCGGAAAATCGGAAGGCTCGGGCGTCCTGCGAGCCTGCGCCATGACGCTCATCGTCGTCGTGCGCGCGGAGGACGACCCACAAGCCCTGGGCGACACCCTGGCTGAGATCATGCACGAGCATCCCAACCGGACCATCGTCGTCCGTGTCGGGGAAGGCGACGCGCCGGTGGAAGCGCGTACGACGCTGCAGTGCTGGATGCCGTTCGGACGGCGCCAGCAGATCTGTTGCGAACAGATCGACATCTCCGCGACCCGCGGGAATTTGGCCGCGGTACCGCCCATCATCTTCGGACTGATGGTGGCCGATCTGCCGGTCGCGCTGTGGTGCCGGGAGCTGTCGCTTGCTTCGCTAGAGGAGTTGCGGCCCGTACTGCGGCTGGCCGGCAAGGTGATGGTGGACAGTTCGTCGCAGCGCGACGCCGTCAAAGCCGTGGAGTGTCTGAAGAAGCTCTCCAGTGGCACGTGGACCATCGCCGACCTGACCTGGGCCCGCATCACGCGGTGGCGTGAAACGGTCGCCCAAATCCTGCGGCGTGGCGAGCAGATGGATTGGTGTGAAGTCACATACGCAGGCAAGGGTATTTCCACGGCGGCGGCCTATCTGGCTGCGTGGCTGGGAAAGGTGACCGATGCTGACGTCCCGCTGCGTTGTGAGGACGAGGAGTGTCCGCCGCCCGGTTTGGGCCGCATCCGGTCTGTCCGCCTGCAGGGCGGCGACCGCTCCGTCGCATTGCGCCGCACCGGCCGCACTTCGCTGAGCATCGAGGCCGGCCGGATGGGTTCGACCGCTGTTTTCCCGCTCCACACCGATGCCATGCTGCTGCAGGAAGAGTTAGGCGTGTTTGGCCGGGACCCGCTGTTCGAACAGGCATTGGCAGCATTGCCGGAGGTCGTGCGCGGATGACTGAGCGTATGCATGTGTTCAGCGATGCCCAAGGCGCCGCCGAGGGTTGTGCCCGGGCCATCGGTGCCCGGCTAAACGAAGCCATTGCCCAGCGCGGCACGGCGTCACTGGCGGTTTCTGGTGGCAGCACTCCGAAGCTGATGTTCCGGGAGATGTGCCAGATTGGGTTCGACTGGTCAAAAATCCACCTCTTCTGGGTCGACGAACGCGTCGTGCCACCTGATGACGACCAGAGCAACTACCGCATGACGAGGGAGAACCTGATTGTTCCGGGTGGATTGCCGGAGAATCGTGTCCACCGGATCCGTGGCGAGATGGAAGCGGTGGCGGCGGCTGACCTGTATCGCGGAGCAGTCGAAGCCATTCTTGGGTCAGAACCCGTTTTCGATGTGGTTCAGTGCGGCGTCGGCGATGACGGCCACACGGCGTCGCTTTTCCCCGGAGAGCCGATGGTCGCGGATCGGTCGGGCGTGGTGGCCGCCTTGTGGGTGGCCAAGAAGCACCAGTGGCGGGTGACACTCCTGCCCAAGCCGATTCTGGCCGCCCGGAGTCTGTATGTGCTGTCCAGTGGGGCAGACAAGGCGAACGCGGTGCAATCCGCGCTACAGGGTCCGGCCGATCCTCTCGGCGTACCCTCCCAGTTGCTGCGTGGCGCGGAATGGTTCTGCGACGCGGCCGCCGTGCAACATCTCGCATAATGTACGAAGTTCTTCGTTGACAGTACGAAGGACTTCGTATATCGTCGGGATGTGAGACCCACCGCAGCGGAACTAGAGATCCTCGGAGTGCTTTGGGAGCAGGGCCCCAGCACCGTGAGGCAAGTCCATGAAGTGCTGGATGGCCGCAAGCCCACCGGCTACACAACCGTCCTGAAACTCCTGCAAATCATGTCGGAAAAAGGACTTGTAGCGCGCGAGGAGTCGGCGCGCGCCCACGTCTACCGGGCGGCGGCCGCACGCGAAGAAACACAGGGCCAACTCGTGGGCGATCTGGTCGACCGCGCATTTGGTGGTAGCGCGGCCGAACTCGTCATGCGGGCGCTTTCTGCTCGCCCTGCGTCTCAGCAAGAACTGGACGAAATCCGCAAGATGCTTGACTCCTATCAGGGAGGGCCCGTATGAACTACCAGGACGCCTTGGGCTGGGCGCTGATCCATTTTCTCTGGCAGGGCGCGGTCGTCGGAGTTGCGGCCGCAGCGGTCCTGGCGCGGTTGCGCCGCCCGGAGGCGCGATATGCGATGTGTTGTGCCGCATTATCGGTCATGTTTGCCGCACCATTCGCGACCCTTGCGCTGCGGCTCTCCGGTCCAGCCGTGACCCCTCTCTCACTGTCCGGCACGACCGGCAGCCGATCGGGCGCACTTCCGTTGACGGATCCAAGCCTGTGGAACCAAACGGTTTCTCTGGTGGATCACTGGCTCCCCAACCTAACCACCGCATGGTGCGTTGGCGCCTGTCTACTCCTGCTGCGAGCGGCGGGCGGCTGGTGGTGGGCGCGCCGGCTTTCGCGGGCGGAACGGCTGCCTTTGGAGGCGCATTGGCTGGAGCAGGTTGAGCGGCTAAAGCACCGGATGGGTGTGCCTGGGGTGGTGGACGCTTTTGCCTCTTCAGCAGCTCTGGTGCCGCAGGTGTTTGGGTGGTGGCGTCCGGTGCTGCTGTTGCCGCTCTGCGCGCTGGGCAACATGACGCCCCAGCATGTCGAGGCGCTGATTGCCCACGAACTGGCGCACGTGCGGCGTCGCGATTATCTTGTGAATCTGCTCCAAACCGTGGTGGAAAGCCTGCTGTTCTACCACCCGGCTGTGTGGTGGGTTTCGGCCCGCACGCGGAAGGAACGGGAGATGTGTTGTGACGAGGCGGCCGTCGAGGCGTGCGGCGACCGCCTGTTGTACTCCACCGCGTTGCTGCGGCTGGAGGAGTCGCGGATCGAGTTTGCCATGGCCGCCACTGGCACTGGTTTAAAAGAACGAATTGGGAGATTACTTGGCATGGAAGAACGCAAGAATGGAATATCACCGGCCTGGCCGGCTGTCGCATTGGTGTTATGCGGCGGGCTGGTTTGGGCTCAACTCGCGCCCCCGGCGCCTCCGCAGCCCCCGGCTCCGCCGCCACCTCCAACTGTGAAGGCGAAGAAGGGAAGAATTCAGCCGCCGCCGCCCCCACCTCCTCCATCCGTCGCGGCGATGCCAGGAGAGGTCCCTCCTCCTCCGCCTCCGCCACCACCCCCGCCGCCGGGCGTGATTGCCGGTGTAGTGGGTGGAGTTCCGGGCGGAATCGAAGGCGGAATCCCCGGGGGCGTGAGAGATGACGCCGCGCAGGATCAGGCGGAATTGAAGGCGCAGCTGGCGGAAGTCCAGGCCAACATTGCACGGCTTGAACATGAGCGCGCACGGCTGCAGGCGCAATTGGGCCAGTCGGCCGCCAATGATTCAATGGAGTCCGAGCAGGCGCAATTGCAGTTGCAGCGGGCCAAGCTCGAGCAGGAGGCGGCCAGCCAGATGCGCTTCCAGGCTAAACACGAAGCGGAAGAGATGGCCCACCAACGCGTAGCGATTGAGCATGAGTTGGCCCAGGCCAAGCACGAGGCGGAGATTGCCGCGCAAGCAGCAAAACACGACAAGGACGTGTCCATGATCGAAATGGACCAGGCGAAGCGGGACGCCGAGAGTGCGGACGTGGAGCGCGAGCGGCGCATCCGGTTCGCCAATCAGAAGTTCGCCGAGTCGGGTAAGCGCGGCTCGGACACTGACCGTGGAAAGTACTACATACAGCACGGTCCCCCGGATCAGGTCGACGTCCAGGACGATGGGGAAGTCTGGAGATATAGCAGCGGTTTGATGGTCACCTTCGACCGTAAGGGCAAGCTTCAGAAAGTGAAGGGGCAGATATAAGAGTCCAGTAAGCAGCGTTCAATAAAAGGGGCCGCACCCGGGCAGGGAGCGGCCCCTTTTTGGTGTTCCATCGAAAGAAAAAACCTCGCTCCGGCACGGGCCCGGAGCGAGGCTTCGCGATCAGAATCGGGAAAGAACTACTTCTTGGTCTTCTTGCCGCCCTTTTTGGCGTCGGGGTTGACGTAGGAGGTTTCGAGCGTTCCGCCAACCAGCGTAATCAGGCCCTTAGCGGCCTCTACGTTGGGTCCGGTCGGGTCGAGTTCGAGATACTTTTCGCAGGCTTCCTTCATGCCGGCCGGCGGCACGGGTTTGTCGCCCTGCATGGTCATCTTTCCGCTGAGCGCGGTGCAGTATTGGAACCAGGCAGGAGCGTATTTGGGATCCAGGTCCGTCGCCTTCTTGAAGGCTTCGATGGCTGGATCGGTCTGGCCGGTGTTGATGAGCACGGCACCGAGGTTGAACATGTACTTTCCACCGCCGGCGGGCTCCAGGGAGACTGCCTTTTCCAGTTCTGCCTGCGCTTCGGGGATCTTCTTCTGCGAGGCGAGAACCAGGCCATAGTTGTTGTGCAGGCCGGCGTCAGCGGGCTGCAACTCAAGCGCCTTCAAATAGTTCTCGGCCGCCGCGGCGAGATCAGTGTCCTTCTCCGCGCCGGACTTGGTTTTCGCCATCAGGTCATAGGACGCCGCGAGCTGGATCCAAACAGCGGACTGCTTGGGATCGAGTTCACCGGCCTTCTTGAATGCTTCGATGGCCGCCGGATAGTCCTTTGCTTCCTTGGCTGTCATGCCGGCGTTATACGCGTCGTTCAGAGCCTTGTTCTTCTGCATCTGAGCGGAGCGCTCTTTCACCTGCTTTTCGAAGGCGGCGCGCTGTTCCGGCGTCATTTCCTTCGCGATTTCCTGGCTGATCTGGCCGGTTTCGGCGGCCTTTTGCGCGGCCTGCCGCTTGCTGGCCAGTTTGCGGAGATCGAAGCTGACTTCCTGGGGCTCGCCCATCTGGCTGCGGATACCGTTCACGGTGTCCACGACTTGCCCGTTGACTTCGCAGGTAATGACGAACTGGCCAGGCACCGGCATGCCGCTGTAGGTCCACTCGCCCTTCTTATTGGTTTTGGTGTTCCAATTTCCCTTGATGTCCTTGCGTTCGATCTTGATGACGGCGCCCTGCAGGCCCTTGCCATCCTCGCCCGTGACTTTGCCAGTAAATGTGCCCATCTGGCCGAATGCCAAGCCCGCCATCACGAGGCAGGTGGCCGCCATCAGAGCAGCTCTGCGAAGTTTACTCAACATAAGAAAGAGACCTCCAACTCTGAATCGTAACTATCCAACCATAAGGTTACTACAACGCGATTCCGCGTTGCCAGACGAATTCGTAGAGTTCCGGCCGCCACAGCTTCTACTAATAGAAGAGATGCCGCAGCCGGTCTCACCGTTGCCTGGGCACGGAGACTACGGAAGGAACTGTGCGAGGTAGCCGCCACTCTGCAACAGGGCGGCCTGGCGCAGTTCGAGGTTACCCTCATAGGCCCGATCTTCCACTTCAATGCACACCGGACCGTCGTAAACTTCTGTCAACGCGGAGAATAACTTACTCCAGTCGACATCGCCCAAACCGGGAAGCTTGGGTGTGTGGTACTCCAGCGGGTAGGCGAGCAGGCCGACTTCGTTCAGACGGTCCCGGTCGACTCGCGCGTCCTTGGCGTGGAAGTGGAATAGTTTCGCCTTAAATTCGCGCACCGCCTTCACATAGTCCATCCCCTGCCAAACAAAATGCGAAGGGTCGAAGTTCAGCCCAAAGTTGTCGGAAGGGATGTCGTTGAACATGCGGCGCCAGATCGCCGGCGTGGTGGCGAGATTCTTGCCGCCCGGCCATTCGTCGCGCGTGAACGACATGGGGCAGTTCTCAATTCCGATTTTGACGCCGTTCGCTTCCGCGAAGGCGATGAGCGGCTTCCAGGTCTTCAGGAACCGCGGCCAGTTCTCATCGACGCTTTTGCTGGGATCCCGGCCGATGAAGGTGTTCACCACACCCACCTCAAGAAGCGCCGCGGCCTTGATCACCTTCTTCAGGTGATCGGTGTAGACCTTCGCCTCGGCGAGGTCCGGAGTCAGCGGATTCGGGTAGTAGCCCAAGCCGCTGATCGAGACGCCGGCTTCGGCGCACTCTTCTTTAATACGGGCGGCTTCGGCCTTCTTGAGGTCGACCACGTCGATGTGCGTGACTCCGGCGTAGCGGCGCTCAGCCTTGCCTTTGGGCCAGCACATCAGCTCGACGCAATCGAACCCACTCTCGGTGGCAAACTCCAGCACCTCGGTGAGCGTCTGGTCCGCGAGGATGGCGCTGACGAATCCCAATTTCAGCATTCAATGTTCTCCTTAGTAACCTTGCGGCGCCGCGGCGCCTTGGAAGTTGATAGCCGACAGCCCGAGGCGTTGGCGGGCGTCCTCCATCATGGCAGCTGTACGCGTGGCCCCGCACCGGGTGACGCCCAATGCCCGAACGCGCAACAACGCATCGAGATCTCGAATTCCGCCGGCGGCCTTCACCTGGACGGTAGCCGGCGAGTGGAGCCGCATTAGGCGCAGATCGTCGTCCGTGGCGCCCGAAGGAGCGTAGCCGGTGGATGTCTTCACCCAGTCCACTTGTAGCTCGGCGCAGATCTCGCAGAGCCGGATCTTCTGTGCGTCCTTGAGATAGGCGTTCTCGAAGATGACCTTCACCATCTGGCCGGCCGCATGCGTGGTGTCGGCGACGGCGCGGATGTCATTGGCGACGTAGCCCCAATCGCCGCTGAGCACGGCACTGATGTTGACCACCATGTCGAGCTCTTCGCCGCCGTCGGCCAGAGCCTGCTTCGTCTCGGCCAGTTTGACGGCCGTGGAGTGGCCGCCGTGGGGGAAGCCGATTGTCGTGCTGGC includes:
- a CDS encoding tetratricopeptide repeat protein yields the protein MLSKLRRAALMAATCLVMAGLAFGQMGTFTGKVTGEDGKGLQGAVIKIERKDIKGNWNTKTNKKGEWTYSGMPVPGQFVITCEVNGQVVDTVNGIRSQMGEPQEVSFDLRKLASKRQAAQKAAETGQISQEIAKEMTPEQRAAFEKQVKERSAQMQKNKALNDAYNAGMTAKEAKDYPAAIEAFKKAGELDPKQSAVWIQLAASYDLMAKTKSGAEKDTDLAAAAENYLKALELQPADAGLHNNYGLVLASQKKIPEAQAELEKAVSLEPAGGGKYMFNLGAVLINTGQTDPAIEAFKKATDLDPKYAPAWFQYCTALSGKMTMQGDKPVPPAGMKEACEKYLELDPTGPNVEAAKGLITLVGGTLETSYVNPDAKKGGKKTKK
- a CDS encoding glucose-6-phosphate dehydrogenase assembly protein OpcA yields the protein MAETAVFDAGRLLKELDANWRSIGKSEGSGVLRACAMTLIVVVRAEDDPQALGDTLAEIMHEHPNRTIVVRVGEGDAPVEARTTLQCWMPFGRRQQICCEQIDISATRGNLAAVPPIIFGLMVADLPVALWCRELSLASLEELRPVLRLAGKVMVDSSSQRDAVKAVECLKKLSSGTWTIADLTWARITRWRETVAQILRRGEQMDWCEVTYAGKGISTAAAYLAAWLGKVTDADVPLRCEDEECPPPGLGRIRSVRLQGGDRSVALRRTGRTSLSIEAGRMGSTAVFPLHTDAMLLQEELGVFGRDPLFEQALAALPEVVRG
- a CDS encoding M56 family metallopeptidase — translated: MNYQDALGWALIHFLWQGAVVGVAAAAVLARLRRPEARYAMCCAALSVMFAAPFATLALRLSGPAVTPLSLSGTTGSRSGALPLTDPSLWNQTVSLVDHWLPNLTTAWCVGACLLLLRAAGGWWWARRLSRAERLPLEAHWLEQVERLKHRMGVPGVVDAFASSAALVPQVFGWWRPVLLLPLCALGNMTPQHVEALIAHELAHVRRRDYLVNLLQTVVESLLFYHPAVWWVSARTRKEREMCCDEAAVEACGDRLLYSTALLRLEESRIEFAMAATGTGLKERIGRLLGMEERKNGISPAWPAVALVLCGGLVWAQLAPPAPPQPPAPPPPPTVKAKKGRIQPPPPPPPPSVAAMPGEVPPPPPPPPPPPPGVIAGVVGGVPGGIEGGIPGGVRDDAAQDQAELKAQLAEVQANIARLEHERARLQAQLGQSAANDSMESEQAQLQLQRAKLEQEAASQMRFQAKHEAEEMAHQRVAIEHELAQAKHEAEIAAQAAKHDKDVSMIEMDQAKRDAESADVERERRIRFANQKFAESGKRGSDTDRGKYYIQHGPPDQVDVQDDGEVWRYSSGLMVTFDRKGKLQKVKGQI
- the deoC gene encoding deoxyribose-phosphate aldolase; translated protein: MSLDYTYEDVAKMIDHSLLNPTLSWDDLETGISLALAYDTASVCILPYALRHCADRLRGSRVKASTTIGFPHGGHSTAVKLAETKQALADGGEELDMVVNISAVLSGDWGYVANDIRAVADTTHAAGQMVKVIFENAYLKDAQKIRLCEICAELQVDWVKTSTGYAPSGATDDDLRLMRLHSPATVQVKAAGGIRDLDALLRVRALGVTRCGATRTAAMMEDARQRLGLSAINFQGAAAPQGY
- a CDS encoding BlaI/MecI/CopY family transcriptional regulator, encoding MRPTAAELEILGVLWEQGPSTVRQVHEVLDGRKPTGYTTVLKLLQIMSEKGLVAREESARAHVYRAAAAREETQGQLVGDLVDRAFGGSAAELVMRALSARPASQQELDEIRKMLDSYQGGPV
- a CDS encoding sugar phosphate isomerase/epimerase, which produces MLKLGFVSAILADQTLTEVLEFATESGFDCVELMCWPKGKAERRYAGVTHIDVVDLKKAEAARIKEECAEAGVSISGLGYYPNPLTPDLAEAKVYTDHLKKVIKAAALLEVGVVNTFIGRDPSKSVDENWPRFLKTWKPLIAFAEANGVKIGIENCPMSFTRDEWPGGKNLATTPAIWRRMFNDIPSDNFGLNFDPSHFVWQGMDYVKAVREFKAKLFHFHAKDARVDRDRLNEVGLLAYPLEYHTPKLPGLGDVDWSKLFSALTEVYDGPVCIEVEDRAYEGNLELRQAALLQSGGYLAQFLP
- the pgl gene encoding 6-phosphogluconolactonase, whose protein sequence is MTERMHVFSDAQGAAEGCARAIGARLNEAIAQRGTASLAVSGGSTPKLMFREMCQIGFDWSKIHLFWVDERVVPPDDDQSNYRMTRENLIVPGGLPENRVHRIRGEMEAVAAADLYRGAVEAILGSEPVFDVVQCGVGDDGHTASLFPGEPMVADRSGVVAALWVAKKHQWRVTLLPKPILAARSLYVLSSGADKANAVQSALQGPADPLGVPSQLLRGAEWFCDAAAVQHLA